The following are encoded together in the Myxococcales bacterium genome:
- a CDS encoding DUF3570 domain-containing protein: MSAASVDIVSAASPRWAEIRHAGALSLGLKAGAVGGSLSLATSIEPDFVSVQAGLTGSYDLARKNVVLSLGYAYEHDIAGRTGTPFSVYALRLDRHRLVGRAEVVVGPATTLTPGLEAQFESGRQEKPYRWLPLFDANVAPGVPVGASVDEVNRLRLPGRVAERVPDTRMRWAATARLAHRFSRSTLTLGDRAYVDNWGLLASTSEASWVFELSRRWSAWPHVRFHDQSAASFWRRAYVGTVAAGQAVVPEHRSGDRELSPLWTLTAGSGLAFYMGSRDPRSLSVTPGIRR; the protein is encoded by the coding sequence GTGTCCGCGGCGTCGGTGGACATCGTGTCCGCCGCCAGCCCGCGCTGGGCCGAGATCAGGCACGCCGGAGCTCTGAGCCTGGGCTTGAAGGCTGGTGCGGTGGGTGGCTCGCTCTCGCTCGCGACCTCCATCGAGCCCGACTTCGTCTCGGTCCAAGCGGGCCTCACGGGGAGCTACGATCTCGCGCGCAAGAACGTCGTCTTGTCCCTGGGATACGCGTACGAGCACGACATCGCCGGTCGGACCGGAACGCCGTTCTCGGTCTACGCCCTGCGCCTCGATCGGCACCGGTTGGTCGGACGGGCAGAAGTCGTGGTGGGCCCCGCCACCACGCTAACTCCGGGACTCGAGGCGCAGTTCGAGTCCGGACGCCAAGAGAAGCCTTATCGCTGGCTCCCGCTCTTCGACGCGAACGTCGCGCCCGGTGTGCCGGTGGGCGCATCGGTGGACGAGGTCAACCGGTTGCGGCTGCCGGGACGAGTCGCCGAGCGCGTTCCGGACACGCGGATGCGTTGGGCGGCGACCGCGCGGCTGGCTCATCGATTTTCGCGCTCCACGCTCACCCTGGGGGATCGCGCGTACGTGGACAACTGGGGCCTCTTGGCCAGCACCTCGGAGGCGAGCTGGGTGTTCGAGCTCTCGCGCCGCTGGTCGGCCTGGCCGCACGTCAGGTTCCACGACCAGTCGGCGGCGTCCTTCTGGCGCCGCGCCTACGTGGGCACGGTCGCGGCGGGCCAAGCGGTCGTGCCCGAGCATCGCAGCGGGGATCGCGAGCTCTCCCCCCTCTGGACGCTGACAGCTGGCTCCGGTCTCGCGTTCTACATGGGCTCTCGGGACCCCAGGAGCCTGAGCGTTACCCCTGGAATTCGACGCTAG
- a CDS encoding hemerythrin domain-containing protein translates to MPEPALLPSLFGRATAFLEEHRNLRETLGRLQSYCILLGQAEVAPELDPQHLLEHLCRLMVDHFAGEEADDYFGTFRREAPWLKERLQRLEEEHWEIVEVIGELQRVAQSTHRRDELVDGLARLLERVDAHERAEANLVHGFFLGSAEAGEVPSVAV, encoded by the coding sequence ATGCCAGAGCCAGCGCTGTTGCCGAGCTTGTTCGGACGAGCCACCGCCTTCCTCGAGGAGCACCGAAACCTCCGAGAGACCCTCGGCCGACTTCAGAGCTATTGCATCTTGCTGGGGCAGGCCGAAGTTGCGCCGGAGCTCGACCCGCAGCACCTGCTCGAGCACCTCTGTCGGCTGATGGTCGACCACTTTGCCGGCGAGGAAGCCGACGACTATTTCGGGACGTTTCGAAGGGAGGCACCTTGGCTGAAAGAGCGGCTCCAGCGGCTCGAAGAAGAACATTGGGAGATCGTCGAGGTCATCGGCGAGCTCCAGCGGGTCGCGCAGAGCACCCATCGGCGAGATGAGCTAGTCGATGGCTTGGCGCGGCTCCTCGAAAGAGTAGATGCGCACGAGCGCGCCGAAGCCAATCTGGTCCACGGATTCTTCTTAGGTTCCGCCGAAGCGGGGGAAGTGCCAAGCGTAGCGGTGTGA
- a CDS encoding YcaO-like family protein, which translates to MTTELDELPKRWGLVPGAVLQATPEGLSVIGRRAVHVDLGSRALERRFLEWAAAGGEQRALDHMGRGARRAVAELERLGALGCSPSACVADLLPGAGPLPLASSLRPGKTLAVIADSGDVRIGEWTNAAREARAMTLLAWVSQGSVTVVHDDGGDGPCVECALLFDAEVARAAALSGAAYAEGWPEVAGDAAPAHGLARAIMHGLLSPGALLPRPGHAMIIDTRSLYARRARYVAHPSCGCRRFVPTLRALPGRISWNRARSERFAPLVALSNTRASGRAEVAFRGSRSPWPDRSGGVGTALACGPAARNRALAEGVKRFCALHTPPDVVHVAASDLSEPRLAGEDIVSLLYRPQEQETPGFRMAAYRDDTPLDWSWARNPLTGERRLVPTSLVGRPSTGAHLTETTSSGYATDRSADLAALRAVLETVERDAVLAAWYLRLPVAVIDQRCDAAYLRRGIITRAFCATQDVALPVVWLLALDERGALTSASAAGTSFDSAWAAAWRDLDTGLGMDRATATEASVLSPVARAGPADHRYFYAEALRGRAGFEHPNAAGHVSPESLRRRWPARSAEELNLAVAAVAGAGLGVWLVERSLPAVFGPEWTTFRALIPGSIELSWGQPYRRLASPRVSEWLRIGYNLSEIPHPIGSAW; encoded by the coding sequence ATGACCACCGAGCTGGATGAGCTTCCCAAGCGCTGGGGCCTGGTCCCGGGGGCCGTGTTGCAGGCGACGCCCGAGGGTCTCAGCGTGATTGGCCGGCGCGCCGTGCACGTCGACCTCGGTTCGCGAGCTCTGGAGCGGAGGTTCCTCGAATGGGCGGCCGCCGGCGGCGAGCAGCGTGCCCTCGACCACATGGGGCGCGGCGCTCGTCGCGCGGTCGCCGAGCTGGAGCGGTTGGGCGCCCTTGGCTGCTCTCCCAGCGCATGCGTGGCGGATCTCTTGCCAGGTGCGGGACCCCTTCCGCTCGCGAGCTCGCTCCGTCCCGGGAAGACGCTCGCCGTGATCGCCGATTCGGGGGACGTGAGAATCGGCGAGTGGACGAACGCAGCACGCGAGGCGCGCGCCATGACGCTCCTGGCCTGGGTGTCCCAGGGCTCGGTGACCGTCGTTCATGACGATGGCGGGGACGGGCCCTGCGTCGAGTGCGCTCTCTTGTTCGATGCCGAGGTCGCGCGCGCCGCGGCGCTGTCGGGTGCAGCCTACGCGGAGGGTTGGCCTGAAGTCGCCGGTGACGCCGCGCCCGCCCACGGACTTGCTCGCGCCATCATGCACGGCTTGCTCTCTCCCGGAGCGCTGCTGCCGAGGCCGGGTCACGCGATGATCATCGACACCCGCTCGCTCTACGCGCGGCGCGCGAGGTACGTCGCGCATCCGAGCTGCGGGTGCCGGCGTTTCGTCCCGACGCTGCGCGCGCTGCCGGGGCGGATCAGCTGGAACCGCGCCCGCAGCGAGCGCTTCGCGCCCCTGGTGGCCCTCAGCAACACCCGCGCGAGCGGCCGCGCGGAGGTGGCTTTCCGGGGCTCTCGCTCGCCATGGCCGGATCGGTCCGGCGGCGTCGGCACGGCGCTCGCTTGCGGACCAGCCGCGCGCAACCGCGCGCTCGCGGAAGGCGTGAAGAGGTTCTGTGCGCTCCACACGCCGCCCGACGTCGTGCACGTCGCAGCCAGCGACCTGAGCGAGCCCCGACTCGCCGGCGAGGACATCGTCTCGCTCCTGTACCGACCCCAGGAGCAAGAGACCCCTGGTTTCCGAATGGCGGCGTATCGAGATGACACGCCGCTCGACTGGTCCTGGGCTCGGAACCCCCTTACCGGTGAGCGCAGGCTCGTGCCGACTTCGCTGGTCGGGCGCCCGTCGACCGGTGCGCACCTGACCGAGACTACTTCGAGCGGATATGCCACCGATCGCTCTGCCGACCTGGCTGCGCTGCGCGCGGTGCTCGAGACCGTCGAGCGGGACGCGGTGCTCGCCGCGTGGTACCTGCGTCTTCCCGTCGCCGTCATCGATCAGCGCTGCGACGCAGCCTATCTTCGGCGCGGGATCATCACGCGCGCGTTCTGCGCGACGCAGGACGTCGCCCTGCCCGTGGTCTGGCTGCTCGCGCTGGACGAGCGGGGTGCCTTGACCAGCGCCAGCGCGGCCGGCACTTCCTTCGATTCGGCATGGGCCGCCGCGTGGCGCGACCTCGACACCGGCCTCGGCATGGACCGCGCGACGGCGACCGAGGCTAGCGTGCTGAGCCCAGTGGCGCGCGCCGGACCCGCGGACCACCGCTACTTTTACGCCGAAGCGCTGCGCGGGCGCGCGGGATTCGAGCATCCGAACGCCGCTGGGCATGTGTCCCCGGAGTCGCTCCGACGTCGTTGGCCGGCCCGGAGCGCAGAGGAGCTGAACCTGGCGGTCGCTGCCGTTGCGGGCGCGGGCCTCGGCGTCTGGCTCGTCGAGCGCAGCCTGCCCGCGGTGTTCGGCCCGGAATGGACCACGTTCCGCGCGCTGATCCCTGGCAGCATCGAGCTCTCGTGGGGTCAGCCCTACCGCAGGCTCGCTTCGCCCCGCGTCTCCGAATGGCTCCGTATCGGCTACAACCTGTCGGAGATCCCGCACCCGATCGGGTCCGCGTGGTGA
- a CDS encoding multicopper oxidase domain-containing protein: MRVATLRISKQPALKGRVLPAAFPDIEKLPAQAVDFPIVLNEAMVGADMAFTVNGKAFPDVATLSVPNGSLRVLGVSNESEMDHPFHLHGFFFQVLAKNRMPMGADTLANKDTIIVPAKGSLDLIARFDEPGMWMYHCHILEHAEGGMAGLIQVE, translated from the coding sequence ATGCGGGTCGCGACTCTGCGCATCTCCAAGCAGCCGGCCCTCAAGGGGCGCGTGTTGCCGGCGGCGTTCCCGGACATCGAGAAGCTACCCGCGCAGGCGGTCGATTTCCCGATCGTGCTGAATGAAGCGATGGTCGGCGCCGACATGGCGTTCACCGTGAACGGCAAGGCGTTTCCCGACGTCGCGACGTTGAGTGTTCCGAACGGCTCGCTTCGCGTTCTCGGCGTGTCCAACGAGAGCGAGATGGACCACCCGTTCCACTTGCACGGGTTCTTTTTCCAGGTGCTCGCAAAGAACCGCATGCCGATGGGCGCCGATACCCTAGCCAACAAGGACACCATCATCGTTCCTGCGAAGGGATCGCTCGACTTGATCGCCCGTTTCGACGAGCCCGGAATGTGGATGTATCACTGCCACATCCTCGAGCATGCCGAAGGGGGCATGGCTGGCTTGATCCAGGTGGAGTGA
- a CDS encoding multicopper oxidase domain-containing protein has product MPRAKDLDPSPGVFELELEAGVGKARYVAAGTTPVWTYNGTSPGPLIELAVGDRLKAHFSNALPEETTVHWHGLRIPAAMDGTMAMQNPTQPGGTFEYEFVVKDAGLFWFHPHVRSDEQVEKGLYAPIVVRGPNEPSADREVVWMLDDVALEADGSRPEYLDDESKMLGRHGDTLLVNGVVSPTVEVQAGEPPAHAPGQRCQRALLQSGHVRADLPRDRKRRRPRAKTLRHGPRVDRPGRALRRHARRLGRARRESELTNEPTRARTRHG; this is encoded by the coding sequence TTGCCGCGCGCGAAGGATCTCGACCCGTCGCCGGGTGTGTTCGAGCTCGAGCTGGAGGCTGGGGTGGGCAAGGCCAGATACGTGGCTGCGGGAACAACGCCCGTATGGACCTACAACGGGACGTCCCCGGGGCCGCTGATCGAGCTCGCAGTTGGGGATCGCCTCAAGGCTCACTTCAGCAACGCGCTGCCGGAGGAGACGACCGTTCACTGGCACGGGCTGCGCATTCCGGCGGCCATGGATGGCACCATGGCCATGCAGAACCCGACGCAGCCGGGCGGGACGTTCGAGTACGAGTTCGTGGTCAAGGACGCCGGGTTGTTTTGGTTCCACCCGCACGTTCGGTCCGACGAGCAGGTCGAGAAAGGGCTCTACGCGCCGATCGTGGTGCGAGGGCCGAACGAGCCCAGCGCGGACCGCGAAGTCGTCTGGATGCTGGACGACGTCGCGCTCGAAGCCGACGGCTCGCGGCCGGAGTACCTCGACGACGAGTCGAAGATGCTCGGTCGCCACGGTGACACGCTGCTAGTGAACGGCGTCGTCTCGCCCACGGTGGAGGTGCAAGCCGGAGAGCCTCCTGCGCATGCGCCTGGTCAACGCTGCCAACGGGCGCTTCTTCAATCTGGCCATGTCAGGGCAGACCTTCCGCGTGATCGGAAGCGACGGCGGCCTCGTGCCAAAACCCTACGACACGGACCGCGTGTTGATCGCCCCGGGCGAGCGCTACGACGTCATGCTCGTCGTCTCGGCCGAGCCAGGCGAGAATCTGAGCTGACCAACGAGCCTACGCGGGCGCGGACACGGCACGGCTGA
- a CDS encoding TolC family protein, whose product MLSRTALIRAVIARNPEVEARRHALRAARARRAQVSALDDPELAYGFAPLTIGSGTFGQTVQVSQRFPWPGKRASLGESAERESDAARHDVRATELELALEASLLFDDYYLAHRSLEVNEHHQHLLQELKSNAEAQLSVGRASLQDPLQAEVELSRLVEQDATLSSDRWAIVASLNGLLHRNPNEPLPPPPRSSALGLEAPPSEAELIRAALAASPELRALRARERSAESLTRYAEREYYPDFTLMASYNTMVMPDSRLMLGISAPIPLQRGRRGGALDEAGARVAEVRAESTRLMDRIRVEVSVARQRLVEIIRVVKILDGRVLPVAKAQVTAARVDFAPGRTSFLAVVDGERNLRDAELSLHAAVAELGKRRARLERTLGRVPFVETMSGVR is encoded by the coding sequence GTGCTCTCGCGCACGGCGCTGATTCGAGCGGTGATCGCCCGGAATCCGGAGGTCGAAGCCCGCCGTCACGCGCTCCGCGCAGCGCGGGCACGCCGAGCGCAGGTTTCGGCCCTCGACGATCCGGAGTTGGCCTACGGCTTCGCTCCTTTGACCATTGGCAGCGGCACGTTCGGGCAGACAGTTCAGGTGAGCCAACGATTCCCTTGGCCCGGCAAGCGCGCCAGCCTCGGCGAGAGCGCCGAGCGCGAGAGCGACGCGGCCCGACACGACGTGCGCGCGACCGAGCTCGAGCTGGCGCTCGAGGCTTCGCTGCTCTTCGACGACTACTACCTGGCCCACCGCTCGCTGGAGGTGAACGAGCACCATCAGCACCTGCTGCAGGAGCTCAAGAGCAACGCCGAGGCACAACTCTCGGTGGGTCGGGCATCGCTGCAGGATCCGTTGCAGGCCGAGGTCGAGCTGTCGCGGCTCGTCGAGCAAGACGCGACGCTGAGCTCCGACCGTTGGGCCATCGTCGCGAGCCTGAACGGGCTCTTGCATCGCAACCCGAACGAGCCCTTGCCGCCGCCGCCGAGATCTTCAGCGCTGGGTCTGGAGGCGCCTCCCTCGGAGGCGGAGCTCATTCGTGCAGCGCTCGCCGCGAGCCCCGAGCTCCGCGCGCTCCGCGCACGAGAGCGCTCAGCCGAATCCTTAACGCGATACGCAGAGCGGGAGTACTACCCGGACTTCACGCTGATGGCCTCGTACAACACGATGGTCATGCCCGACAGTCGGCTGATGCTGGGCATTTCGGCTCCAATTCCGCTGCAGCGCGGGCGGCGCGGAGGAGCGCTCGACGAGGCGGGCGCGCGCGTGGCGGAGGTGCGCGCGGAGAGTACGAGGTTGATGGACCGCATCCGCGTCGAAGTGAGCGTGGCGCGCCAGCGCCTGGTCGAGATCATACGGGTCGTGAAAATCCTGGACGGGCGAGTTCTGCCGGTCGCCAAAGCGCAGGTGACGGCAGCACGGGTCGACTTCGCGCCCGGGCGGACAAGCTTCCTGGCGGTCGTGGACGGCGAGCGAAACCTGCGCGACGCCGAGCTGTCGCTCCACGCCGCGGTCGCGGAGCTCGGCAAGCGGCGCGCGAGGCTGGAGCGCACGCTCGGCCGCGTTCCGTTCGTCGAGACCATGTCGGGGGTTCGATGA
- a CDS encoding efflux RND transporter periplasmic adaptor subunit, whose translation MLVALVSAAVAGAAGYFVSHRSHGSGAAADAGKAQYQCPMHPTIVQDHPGDCPICGMKLVKMGSAGAPAERKIKLYRSPMDPKQTSPVPRKDEMGMDFIPVYADDDGATGASSVDGLATVDIDPSRQQLIGLKTVAVTRGKVSGTFRTVGRVATDETRVRHVNIKVPVYVERVFVDFVGKPVRKGAALFSGYSPELLAAQEEYRIALSTQKSLSSSSGFSVDSSGLVAASRRKLELWDVPKSAIRRLEQNGQPLKSLTFHSPIAGVVTKKDVVEGMKLDEGAMPYEIADLSKVWVLADIYESDLHRVKLGMRAKLTLKAYPNRVFEGSAVFLDPVLDPVTRTVKLRLEFANANGELKPAMFGEVVLENAEREGLRIPEDAVIDSGSRKVVFVALADGKFEPRQVSLGDSDGTGVEVVSGLGEGEKVVVRANFLVDSESRLRASLAALSAPAPSVSAAPTPSAAPLVAVPTAAGTAQRAPANAKPAVAPPPQYSCPMHPEVTDTKPSRCPKCGMFLTPSERKAE comes from the coding sequence ATGCTCGTTGCGCTGGTCTCGGCTGCCGTAGCCGGCGCCGCCGGGTATTTCGTCTCGCACCGGTCCCACGGCTCTGGCGCCGCCGCAGACGCAGGCAAGGCGCAGTACCAGTGCCCGATGCACCCGACCATCGTGCAGGACCATCCCGGTGACTGCCCGATCTGCGGCATGAAGCTCGTGAAGATGGGCTCCGCGGGCGCGCCGGCGGAGCGGAAGATCAAACTCTACCGCTCCCCGATGGATCCGAAGCAGACCTCGCCGGTCCCGCGCAAGGACGAGATGGGGATGGACTTCATTCCGGTGTACGCGGACGACGATGGCGCCACAGGCGCATCGTCGGTCGACGGGCTCGCTACCGTCGACATCGACCCATCGAGACAGCAACTCATCGGCCTCAAGACCGTGGCCGTCACGCGCGGCAAGGTGAGCGGGACCTTTCGCACGGTCGGTCGCGTCGCGACCGACGAGACGCGGGTGCGCCACGTCAACATCAAGGTTCCGGTTTACGTCGAGAGGGTCTTCGTCGACTTCGTCGGCAAGCCCGTGCGCAAGGGCGCCGCCCTCTTCTCTGGATACAGCCCCGAGCTCCTGGCTGCGCAGGAGGAGTATCGCATCGCCCTGTCCACCCAGAAATCGCTCAGCTCGTCGTCGGGGTTCTCCGTCGACAGCAGCGGATTGGTGGCGGCTTCACGGCGAAAGCTGGAGCTCTGGGACGTCCCGAAGTCGGCGATCAGGCGGCTCGAACAGAACGGGCAGCCCCTGAAGTCGCTCACATTTCACTCGCCGATCGCGGGCGTCGTCACCAAGAAAGACGTCGTCGAGGGCATGAAGCTCGATGAAGGAGCCATGCCCTACGAGATCGCGGATCTGTCGAAGGTGTGGGTCCTGGCGGACATCTACGAGAGCGATCTGCACCGCGTCAAGCTCGGCATGCGCGCCAAACTGACGCTGAAAGCGTACCCGAATCGCGTTTTCGAGGGCAGCGCCGTCTTCTTGGATCCGGTGCTCGATCCGGTCACTCGCACAGTGAAGCTACGGCTGGAGTTCGCCAACGCGAACGGGGAGCTCAAGCCGGCGATGTTCGGCGAAGTGGTGCTCGAGAACGCCGAGCGTGAGGGCCTGCGCATCCCCGAAGACGCGGTGATCGACTCGGGCAGTCGGAAGGTCGTGTTCGTCGCGCTGGCCGATGGCAAGTTCGAGCCACGCCAGGTTTCGCTCGGCGATTCGGACGGCACCGGTGTCGAGGTCGTCTCGGGGCTCGGCGAGGGCGAGAAGGTCGTGGTTCGCGCGAACTTCCTGGTCGACTCCGAGTCCCGCCTCCGGGCGTCGCTCGCCGCGTTGTCCGCGCCCGCGCCGTCCGTGTCGGCGGCTCCGACGCCGAGCGCAGCCCCGCTAGTTGCGGTGCCGACGGCGGCGGGCACTGCTCAGCGCGCGCCCGCCAACGCGAAGCCCGCAGTTGCCCCGCCACCGCAGTACTCGTGTCCGATGCACCCCGAGGTCACGGACACGAAGCCGTCGCGCTGTCCCAAGTGCGGCATGTTCCTCACGCCCAGCGAACGCAAGGCCGAATGA
- a CDS encoding efflux RND transporter permease subunit, whose product MIKAIIRFSAENKYLVVAAVLVALVGSVWSMRSIPLDALPDLSDTQVIVYSRWDRSPDIIEDQVTYPIITSLLGAPKVKAIRGFSDFGFSYVYVIFEDGTDMYWARSRVLEYLSKITPQLPRDVRTELGPDATSVGWVFQYALVDKTGQHSLDELRSYQDWYLRYAVQSVPGVSEVATVGGQVRQYQVTVDPNALAAYKLPLEAVVEAVRTGNNDVGGRLVEISGREYMVRGRGYVKKIDDIERLVLRAEGGTPVLVKDVAKVALGPELRRGIADLDGQGDVVGGIVVMRSGENALNVINRVKARLEELKPSLPKGVEIVTTYDRSELIEAAITTVEEKLIEEIIVVSIIILLFLWHIPSAVIPIVTIPVSVALAFIPMYAMGLNANLMSLAGIAISIGVLVDGAIVEVENAYNKIYHWIKDGKKGSFHQVRLEALLEVGPGVFFSLLVIAVAFMPVFTLVDQEGRLFRPLAYSKNLAMAIAAFLAITLDPAMRMMFARIDDFTFRPRWLAGVANRLLVGKYYSEERHPISRVLHRMYEGPCRWVLKYPRLTIGLAFAAILTSIPVYLKLGSEFMPPLREGTILYMPSAVEPGMSVAEAQKALQVQDKILMRFPEVKRVFGKAGRSNSSTDPAPFTMMETTIILQPESKWREKPRWYSGWAPTWLKPALRPFWRDRISQEELENEMNAALQLPGISNAWTMPIKGRLDMLSTGIRTPIGIKVSGAELGTIERVAQEVEAVIKKLPGTRSVYAERVAGGYFVDFVLKRDQLARYGMSVDDANMMVMTAVGGDNQSITVEGRERYGINVRYARDFREDLTSLRRVLLPLPSGAGQIPMSEIADVMLAHGPAMIRDENGLLAGYVYVDFDTSKYDVGGYVTEAKKAVAAGVTLPTGYNMVWSGQYENMLRVKERLKLILPLTLVLIFALLYLNTRSSVKALIVMLAVPFSAIGAVWMLWALGYNVSIAVWVGMIALMGLDAETGVFMLLFLDLSHDEHKAKGLLRTREELVEAIIHGAVKRVRPKAMTVFAAMIGLLPIMWSTGTGADLMKRIAAPMIGGLVTSFLMELLVYPAVYFLWKKRHLEPQPAPAAASV is encoded by the coding sequence ATGATCAAAGCCATCATCCGTTTCTCTGCGGAGAACAAGTACCTGGTCGTGGCCGCCGTGCTGGTGGCGCTCGTCGGCTCGGTGTGGTCGATGCGCAGCATCCCGCTCGATGCATTGCCCGATCTGTCCGATACGCAGGTCATCGTCTACTCGCGCTGGGATCGCAGCCCCGACATCATCGAAGATCAGGTCACCTACCCGATCATCACGTCGCTTCTGGGCGCTCCGAAGGTCAAGGCCATTCGAGGCTTCTCCGATTTCGGCTTCAGCTACGTGTACGTGATCTTCGAGGACGGCACGGACATGTACTGGGCGCGCTCGCGCGTGCTCGAATACCTCTCCAAGATCACGCCGCAGCTCCCGCGCGATGTCAGGACGGAGCTGGGTCCGGACGCGACCAGCGTCGGTTGGGTGTTCCAGTATGCGCTGGTGGACAAGACCGGCCAGCACTCGCTGGACGAGCTCCGTTCGTACCAGGACTGGTACCTGCGCTACGCCGTCCAGAGCGTGCCGGGTGTCTCCGAGGTCGCCACGGTCGGCGGGCAGGTGCGCCAGTACCAGGTGACCGTGGACCCTAACGCGCTCGCCGCATACAAGCTGCCGCTCGAGGCGGTCGTCGAGGCGGTCAGAACCGGCAACAACGACGTGGGCGGTCGCCTGGTCGAGATCAGCGGTCGCGAGTACATGGTTCGTGGTCGCGGCTACGTCAAGAAGATCGACGACATCGAGCGCCTCGTCCTCCGGGCCGAGGGGGGGACCCCGGTGCTGGTCAAGGACGTCGCCAAGGTGGCGCTCGGTCCCGAGCTTCGTCGCGGTATCGCCGACCTGGATGGCCAGGGTGACGTGGTGGGCGGCATCGTCGTGATGCGCTCGGGAGAGAACGCGCTGAACGTCATCAATCGTGTGAAGGCCAGGCTCGAAGAGCTGAAGCCTTCGCTGCCCAAAGGCGTCGAGATCGTGACGACCTACGATCGCTCCGAGCTGATCGAGGCGGCCATCACTACGGTCGAGGAGAAGCTGATCGAAGAGATCATCGTCGTCTCCATCATCATCTTGCTCTTCCTCTGGCACATTCCGTCCGCGGTGATCCCGATCGTTACCATCCCGGTCTCGGTCGCGCTCGCGTTCATCCCGATGTACGCAATGGGGCTGAATGCGAACCTCATGTCCCTGGCGGGCATCGCCATCTCCATCGGCGTGTTGGTGGACGGGGCGATCGTCGAAGTCGAGAACGCCTACAACAAGATCTACCATTGGATAAAGGACGGCAAGAAGGGCAGCTTCCACCAGGTGCGCCTGGAGGCGCTGCTCGAGGTCGGCCCAGGAGTATTCTTCTCCCTCCTGGTGATCGCGGTCGCGTTCATGCCCGTGTTCACGCTGGTCGATCAGGAGGGACGGCTCTTCCGGCCGCTCGCGTACTCGAAGAACCTGGCGATGGCCATCGCGGCGTTCCTTGCCATCACGCTCGACCCGGCCATGCGCATGATGTTCGCCCGGATCGACGATTTCACGTTTCGCCCGCGCTGGCTGGCTGGGGTGGCGAACCGCTTGCTCGTGGGCAAGTACTACTCGGAAGAGAGGCATCCCATCTCGCGAGTGCTGCACCGCATGTACGAGGGTCCTTGTCGGTGGGTCTTGAAGTACCCGCGTCTGACCATCGGCCTCGCCTTCGCGGCGATCCTCACGTCCATACCGGTGTACCTCAAGCTGGGTTCGGAGTTCATGCCGCCGCTCCGCGAGGGCACGATCCTCTACATGCCGTCGGCGGTGGAACCTGGCATGTCGGTGGCCGAAGCGCAGAAAGCGCTCCAGGTCCAGGACAAGATCCTGATGCGTTTCCCGGAGGTCAAGCGCGTGTTTGGCAAGGCAGGGCGCTCCAACAGCTCGACCGATCCGGCTCCGTTCACGATGATGGAGACGACCATCATCCTACAGCCCGAGAGCAAGTGGCGGGAGAAGCCGCGCTGGTACTCTGGCTGGGCCCCGACGTGGCTGAAGCCAGCCCTGCGCCCGTTCTGGCGCGATCGGATCTCCCAGGAAGAGCTGGAGAACGAGATGAACGCCGCGCTCCAGCTCCCAGGCATCTCGAACGCCTGGACCATGCCGATCAAGGGGCGCCTGGACATGCTCTCGACCGGCATCCGCACCCCGATCGGCATCAAGGTGAGCGGCGCGGAGCTCGGCACGATCGAACGCGTGGCCCAGGAGGTCGAAGCGGTGATCAAGAAGCTGCCGGGAACGCGCAGCGTGTACGCGGAGCGCGTCGCGGGGGGTTATTTCGTCGATTTCGTGCTCAAGCGCGACCAGCTCGCGCGCTACGGGATGAGCGTCGACGACGCGAACATGATGGTCATGACGGCGGTCGGAGGGGACAACCAGTCGATCACCGTGGAGGGGCGCGAGCGGTATGGCATCAACGTGCGCTACGCCCGGGACTTCCGCGAAGACCTGACCAGCCTGCGCCGCGTGCTCCTGCCCCTGCCGAGCGGAGCCGGTCAGATCCCGATGAGCGAGATCGCCGACGTGATGCTGGCCCACGGACCCGCGATGATCCGCGACGAAAACGGGCTCCTCGCCGGCTACGTGTACGTGGACTTCGACACCTCGAAGTACGACGTCGGCGGCTACGTGACCGAAGCCAAGAAGGCCGTGGCGGCCGGGGTGACCCTTCCCACGGGCTACAACATGGTCTGGAGCGGGCAGTACGAGAACATGCTGCGCGTCAAGGAGCGGCTGAAGCTGATCCTTCCGCTCACGCTGGTACTGATCTTCGCGCTGCTCTACCTGAACACGAGGTCCTCGGTCAAAGCGCTGATCGTCATGCTCGCGGTGCCGTTTTCGGCGATCGGGGCGGTGTGGATGCTCTGGGCCCTCGGCTACAACGTCTCGATCGCCGTGTGGGTGGGCATGATTGCGCTGATGGGGCTCGACGCCGAGACCGGCGTTTTCATGCTGCTGTTCCTCGACCTGTCGCACGACGAGCACAAGGCCAAGGGGCTCCTACGGACGCGCGAAGAGCTCGTCGAAGCGATCATCCACGGCGCAGTCAAGCGAGTCCGTCCCAAGGCGATGACGGTCTTCGCCGCGATGATCGGCCTGCTGCCCATCATGTGGTCGACCGGCACGGGCGCCGACCTGATGAAACGCATCGCGGCGCCGATGATCGGGGGGCTCGTGACGTCGTTCCTGATGGAGCTGCTCGTCTACCCTGCCGTGTACTTCCTCTGGAAGAAGAGGCACCTCGAACCGCAGCCCGCGCCCGCTGCGGCGTCCGTGTGA